The genome window AACGTTTACGGGCAGTAACCAGCCGCTCTATGTGGTCAATGGCGTTCCGCTCGATAATACCAACGGTAGTGGTGCGTCGAATGGGTCTAATTCGGTCAACACGGGTGTTGTCAACTCAAGCCGAATTTCGGATATCAATCCCCAGGATATCGAAAGTATCAACGTCCTGAAAGGAGCCGCAGCTACGGTACTCTACGGATCGAGAGCGGCATCGGGCGCGATTCTGATCACGACGAAAAAAGGAAAAAAAGGGGGGGGCAATCAGATCACGTTTTCGACCAATACGGCGGTCGGTACAGTGAGCCGGTTCCCTAAATTTCAGAATCAATACGCGCAGGGAAGCAATGGGAACTACATCAACAACGTAGCCGGATCGTGGGGGCCGCTCATGCAGGGGCAGACGGTTACGAACTGGTTTGGTCAGCCCGAAACCTTACAGGCGTATCCGAATAACGTGCGGGATATTCTGCAAAATTCGATCTCGTCGCAAAACGATCTTAGCTTCTCGGGTGCTTCGGACAAATACGACTACCGGGTTTCGTACGGTAATGCCTACGAAACCGCCCTTGTGCCAAACAATAAGTTAAGCCGCAATAACCTGACCGTAAACGCCGGAACCCAACTGACCAGCAAATTTAGAATTGCAACCGCGTTTACGTATACCAACAACGTTTCGGATCGTACGCAGTCGGGCAATCAGGGGGCTAACCCCTTGTGGCGCGGTATTTATACGCCCCGCAGCTACGATTTAACCAATGCGCCGTATCAGGATGCCGCCGGAAACCAGCAGTGGTTTGCCGCCGAAGATCAGCCGTACTGGTCGATCAACCACATCAAAAACCACCAGGAGGTGAATCGGTTCTACGGCAACATCAACCTGAAATACGACATTACGAACTGGTTACAGGCCGATCTGAAAGTGGGTACTGACGTATTTAACTACACCACGAAAGGCTTCGATGACAAGGGCGTCCGGAGCAACGCCAACACGGCTTCGGCGGGTGCGGGCGGTGTGCTGGATCGGTCCGAAATGACCCGGAACCTGAATTCCTACCTGACCGTAACGGCCAACCGGAAACTCACCAGCGACCTGCACCTGATTGCTACGGTTGGTAATGAGGTTATTTCCAACTACAACAGCTTCATTCAGGACATTGGACTGGGCATTGTGGTCGCTGGTTTCGATAACGTTAAAAACTTCCTGACGTTCAACCCAACATCGGCGATTACGAAGCAGCGCACCGTGGGCGTATTCGGCGATGTGGTGCTCGATTACAAAACCTGGATGTCCTTTAACGTCAAAGCCCGAAACGACTATTCTTCGACGCTGGCTCCGGGAAAACGGTCGATTTTCTACCCGGCGGTGGCCGTGAGTTTTGTGCCGACCGAAGCGTTCCCATCCATTAAATCGAAGTTTCTGTCATCGGCCAAGATCCGGGCGAACGTCGGCGAAGTGGGTAAAGGCGCCAGTCCGTACGTAATTAACACCTACTACGGGAAAGCCAGCGCTGCTGATGGTCTTGGGTCAACCGCCGTAAACTTCCCGTTCGGGGGACTGGCCGGATACACCTATAACAATGGCACGGGTAATCCTGACCTAACACCGGAATTTACCCGGGAAGTGGAATTGGGTGCTGAGTTGGCTCTGTTCAACGGTCGGCTCTCCATCGATGGATCGGTCTACCGGCGCGATAGCCGCAACCTGATCTTCTCGGTGCCGGTGCCGTCTACATCCGGTTTTACCAGCCTCGTGACGAACGCGGGTAAGCTGTCTACGAAAGGGATCGAGCTGTTGGTAACGGGTAATATTGTCGAGAAAGAGAACTTCAGTTGGGAGAGCTCCATCAACTTTACCAGCTTCCGGTCAATCGTGGAAGAACTGGCTCCCGGCGTGTCCAACATCTCGATTGGCGGCTTTACCTCGCCGAACATTCAGCTGGTGCCGGGTCAACCATACGGACAGATCTGGTCGAACGCCTACCAACGCAATGCGCAGGGGCAAATGCTGATCGGTAGCAACGGACTGCCCAAGGTAACCACCAATGTGCAGGCGGTGGGTAATCCGAACCCGAAGTTCACGATGGGATTCAGCAATACGTTCAATTACAAAGCGTTCAGTCTGTCGTTCCTGCTGGATCTTAAATACAAAGGCGATCAGCTTTCCCGTACAATTGGCGATCTGCGCATCAATGGTGTGTCGGAGGAGACGGCAAAATACCCCCGATTCAACGCAGACGGCACTGCCAATAAAGCGTATACGTTTGATGGTGTGCTGGACGATGGTACGAAAAACAACGTTGCCGTAACGGCCCAGCAGTATTTCAGTCTTCAGGGTAAATACGTGTCGTGGGAAGGATACGTGCTGGACGCTACGTACCTGAAAATGCGCGAGGCCAATCTGACCTACAAATTCCCCGCATCACTGGTGGGTGGTGGAAAATTCATCAAAGGATTACAACTGTCTGTCTATGGTCGTAACCTGTTCATCTACGCACCCAATTACCCCGACCTCGATCCGGAACAGAACCTGTTAGGGGTTAGCAACGCGCGCGGTCTCGAATTTGGGATTACACCGACCGCCCGGACGATCGGCGGCAGTCTGAGAGCTATATTTTAACGGGTGACTAACCGACAACTCATTGACATCATGAAGAAATTACTCTATACAACCGTACTCGCTACCGGACTGGCGTTCAGTTCATGCAGCACGTTTCTGGACATAAATGATGACCCCAACAACATCAAGAATGTGCAGGTGTCACAGTTGCTTCCGTCCGTTACGGTCAATGTAGGCTACATGGGGGCCAGCGATCTGCTGCGCTACGCCAGCCTGATGATGCAGCAATTCAGCGGTCAGGGACCCAATACAGGATTCGCGACCTTTAAGGAATACGAACGGTACAACATCAACAACTCCGACGTCAATAATCAGTGGGTCAGTATCTTTGCCACGGTTGTCAGTGATTTGGAATTGATGACGGCGCAGGCAACCACCGAAGGTAGTCCGCATTATGCGGGCGTGGGAAAAATCCTGAAAGCGTATGTGTATCAAATCGTTGTCGATACCTGGGGCGACGTGCCCTACACGGAAGCGGGCCGTCACAGTGCCAACTTCTACCCCAAGTTCGACGATGACGAAGCGATCTATAAAGATTTGATCCGGTTGATCGACGATGGTATCAAAGACGTTAGCGCCACCACCTCGGCGATGTCGCCGAATGCCAACAGCACGATTTATGCGGGTGCTACCTGGGCTGTTTCGCAGGCTAAGTGGATTCAATTTGCCAACACGCTGAAACTGCGCATTTTTCTGCACTACTCGGCGAAAGATCCGGCCTACGCCACACAGCAGATTACGGCCTTGGTGAACAGTGGGGCTAAGTTTATGGCCAGTACCGCCGATAATTTTCAGATGGCTTTCCTGTCGGAATCGCAGCGGCAGAACCCGCTTTACAGCACGGAGAATGGTCAGTTCAAGAACCAGTTTTTTCCGCACCGCTTCATCGTGGATTTGATGAACTCGAAAAGCGATCCACGTCGCGCGTCTTATTTCATTCCGTTTCCG of Spirosoma agri contains these proteins:
- a CDS encoding SusC/RagA family TonB-linked outer membrane protein gives rise to the protein MKQALTVLRGFLVLLAAFFCLLTSNSSLAGTVSLPGIADVEVTGTVTFKDDGTPLPGASVLVKGSTNTGTITDANGKFRINVPDDATLVVSYIGYIAQEIKLNGRSTLTVALEADAQQLSEVVVTSFGIARDRKTLGYGVSEVKAEQITRSPTTDVTNALAGKVAGVQITGAGGGFAGSNVTIRGFSTFTGSNQPLYVVNGVPLDNTNGSGASNGSNSVNTGVVNSSRISDINPQDIESINVLKGAAATVLYGSRAASGAILITTKKGKKGGGNQITFSTNTAVGTVSRFPKFQNQYAQGSNGNYINNVAGSWGPLMQGQTVTNWFGQPETLQAYPNNVRDILQNSISSQNDLSFSGASDKYDYRVSYGNAYETALVPNNKLSRNNLTVNAGTQLTSKFRIATAFTYTNNVSDRTQSGNQGANPLWRGIYTPRSYDLTNAPYQDAAGNQQWFAAEDQPYWSINHIKNHQEVNRFYGNINLKYDITNWLQADLKVGTDVFNYTTKGFDDKGVRSNANTASAGAGGVLDRSEMTRNLNSYLTVTANRKLTSDLHLIATVGNEVISNYNSFIQDIGLGIVVAGFDNVKNFLTFNPTSAITKQRTVGVFGDVVLDYKTWMSFNVKARNDYSSTLAPGKRSIFYPAVAVSFVPTEAFPSIKSKFLSSAKIRANVGEVGKGASPYVINTYYGKASAADGLGSTAVNFPFGGLAGYTYNNGTGNPDLTPEFTREVELGAELALFNGRLSIDGSVYRRDSRNLIFSVPVPSTSGFTSLVTNAGKLSTKGIELLVTGNIVEKENFSWESSINFTSFRSIVEELAPGVSNISIGGFTSPNIQLVPGQPYGQIWSNAYQRNAQGQMLIGSNGLPKVTTNVQAVGNPNPKFTMGFSNTFNYKAFSLSFLLDLKYKGDQLSRTIGDLRINGVSEETAKYPRFNADGTANKAYTFDGVLDDGTKNNVAVTAQQYFSLQGKYVSWEGYVLDATYLKMREANLTYKFPASLVGGGKFIKGLQLSVYGRNLFIYAPNYPDLDPEQNLLGVSNARGLEFGITPTARTIGGSLRAIF
- a CDS encoding SusD/RagB family nutrient-binding outer membrane lipoprotein, producing MKKLLYTTVLATGLAFSSCSTFLDINDDPNNIKNVQVSQLLPSVTVNVGYMGASDLLRYASLMMQQFSGQGPNTGFATFKEYERYNINNSDVNNQWVSIFATVVSDLELMTAQATTEGSPHYAGVGKILKAYVYQIVVDTWGDVPYTEAGRHSANFYPKFDDDEAIYKDLIRLIDDGIKDVSATTSAMSPNANSTIYAGATWAVSQAKWIQFANTLKLRIFLHYSAKDPAYATQQITALVNSGAKFMASTADNFQMAFLSESQRQNPLYSTENGQFKNQFFPHRFIVDLMNSKSDPRRASYFIPFPFNSSPATYKGASALDTDPSSNYSRNYQYLYGTPSAPNLTLVNANGSLKDGAITFGGNSPARLLTFAEYNFIRAEAALLYSAPGSPQTFFEAGIRASMADAGVSAADVTTYLTANGTLKGTQQQMLEQIINEKYVANHAVLVEPWTDYRRTGYPALTPFKTPFAIYDEVPRSLFYAQSEVSNNPNAKQKSSMLERVFWDTRK